From one Brachypodium distachyon strain Bd21 chromosome 4, Brachypodium_distachyon_v3.0, whole genome shotgun sequence genomic stretch:
- the LOC100822889 gene encoding cytochrome P450 76M5 yields the protein MEASTTLWLLYILAASCVLYKVFVSSKNSPKTCSSNARARRPPGPAPIPLLGNIFHLQGEEPHHALARLAGVYGPVMSLKLGTAAAIVASSAAGARDVLQKHDHLLAARSITDAGRALGNHERSIIWLPCTSPLWKRLRAVCASHLFSARGLDATRAVRERKVRELVRCLGRVAHAGEAVDVGRVVFSGVLNLVSNVLFSEDVADVSSDRAQELETLIKGMVEEVTKPNLSDLFPVLSALDLQGRRRRTAGRLRRFSDFFDRIIGRRMETGRGGRKDDFLDVLLQLHSEDQLSLQTINSFLSDLFVSGAETNSITVEWTMAELLRQPAVMSKVRAELREALGSKQHPDESDIGSLPYLRAVVMETMRLHPASPLLMPHEAMANGAEVGGFAVPKGTKVIVNLWAIMRDPASWPRPDEFVPERFLGAAATDVDFRSKDHRLGFMPFGAGRRACPGTPMATRVVTLILASLLHAFEWRLPKGMQPSDVDVRDRFGTSLKMVTPLKAVPVPVFR from the exons ATGGAAGCTTCCACAACACTATGGCTCCTCTACATCTTAGCTGCCTCTTGCGTCCTATACAAAGTCTTCGTCTCCAGCAAGAACAGCCCGAAGACATGCTCCAGCAATGCACGggcacggcggccgccgggccCAGCGCCGATCCCTCTCCTCGGCAACATCTTCCACCTGCAAGGCGAGGAGCCGCACCACGCCCTGGCGAGGCTCGCGGGGGTGTACGGCCCCGTCATGTCCCTGAAGCTCGgcacggcggccgccatcgTGGCCTCCTCCGCGGCGGGCGCCCGTGACGTCCTGCAGAAGCACGACCACCTGCTCGCGGCGCGCTCCATAACAGACGCCGGGCGCGCGCTCGGCAACCACGAGCGCTCCATCATCTGGCTTCCCTGCACCAGCCCGCTGTGGAAGCGGCTCCGCGCCGTGTGCGCCAGCCACCTCTTCTCGGCCCGCGGCCTCGACGCGACGCGCGCCGTGAGGGAGCGCAAGGTGCGGGAGCTGGTGCGCTGCCTCGGCCGCGTAGCGCACGCGGGGGAGGCCGTGGACGTCGGCCGCGTCGTGTTCTCGGGCGTCCTCAACCTCGTGTCCAACGTGCTCTTCTCAGAGGACGTGGCCGACGTGAGCTCCGACCGGGCGCAGGAGCTGGAGACGCTTATTAAAGGCATGGTCGAGGAGGTCACCAAGCCCAACTTGTCGGACCTCTTCCCCGTGCTCTCCGCGCTGGACTTGCagggacgccggcggcggaccgCGGGGCGCCTGAGACGGTTTAGCGACTTCTTCGACCGGATCATCGGTCGCCGCATGGAAACCGGCCGAGGTGGAAGGAAAGATGACTTTTTGGACGTGCTGCTCCAGCTTCACTCCGAGGATCAGCTCAGCCTTCAGACGATCAATTCATTTCTTTCG GATCTCTTCGTGTCGGGGGCAGAGACGAACTCGATCACGGTGGAGTGGACGATGGCCGAGCTACTCCGGCAACCGGCCGTGATGTCAAAAGTCCGTGCCGAACTGCGGGAAGCTCTAGGCTCGAAGCAGCACCCGGACGAGTCCGACATCGGCAGCCTGCCGTACCTCCGTGCCGTGGTGATGGAGACCATGCGGCTGCATCCGGCGAGCCCGCTCCTGATGCCGCACGAAGCCATGGCCAACGGCGCGGAGGTCGGCGGCTTCGCGGTGCCCAAGGGCACCAAGGTGATCGTCAACCTGTGGGCTATCATGCGTGACCCAGCGTCGTGGCCGCGGCCCGACGAGTTCGTCCCGGAGAGGTTTCTGGGCGCGGCCGCGACGGACGTGGATTTCCGGAGCAAAGATCACCGGTTGGGGTTCATGCCGTTCGGGGCCGGCAGGAGGGCATGCCCCGGGACGCCCATGGCCACAAGGGTGGTGACGCTGATCCTCGCGTCCCTGCTCCACGCCTTCGAGTGGAGGCTGCCCAAGGGGATGCAGCCATCCGACGTGGATGTCAGGGACCGGTTTGGCACGTCGCTTAAAATGGTCACGCCGCTCAAGGccgtgccggtgccggtgtTCCGGTGA
- the LOC100823196 gene encoding cytochrome P450 76M5: MDLTLSSVCISLLCISLLCYLWNKATNPPAGAPAPPGPTPYPVIGNIPDLLRAGELHRALARLSETYGPVMSMRLGTATTVVLSSPAAAHEALHKKDGAVSDRWVPDNANVMGHSGISMVWLPSSSPLWKHLRTVASTLLFTSRRLGASRPIQERKARELVAHFRGASGPVRVALPVFSAVLNMMSSVLFSEDLVELGSSSSSSLKGQEFRELIADSVAETAKPNISDLFPFLSAFDLSRRRAAVTANLTKFYQFFDAIIDRRLSSGAEKHGDLLDSLLELHAKSQLERPVIRALLTDLFIAGSHTTTTTVEWAMAELLRNPTKMAKARAELREAFGSGRAEEGDLASLPYLQAVVKETLRLHPAGPLLLPHEVSEPGVTLGGFSVPKGARVLINAWAIGRDPEAWGDEPEAFAPERFLGREVDFRGRAFEFIPFGSGRRACPGMPLAVAVVPMVLASLLHEFEWRLPDGMVPGDVDLSDRFGAALELAAPLWAVPIPVERTEDLTS; this comes from the exons ATGGATCTGACGCTCTCGTCAGTGTGCATCTCACTGCTCTGCATCTCCCTGCTGTGCTACCTATGGAACAAGGCAACCAACCCCCCCGCCggcgcgcctgcgccgccgggGCCAACGCCGTACCCGGTCATCGGCAACATCCCCGACCTGCTCCGCGCCGGCGAGCTGCACCGCGCGCTCGCTCGGTTGTCGGAGACCTACGGCCCCGTCATGTCCATGAGGCTCGGCACGGCGACCACCGTGGTGCTGTCGTCCCCGGCGGCAGCGCATGAGGCGCTCCACAAGAAGGACGGCGCCGTCTCCGACCGGTGGGTCCCCGACAACGCCAACGTCATGGGCCACAGCGGCATCTCCATGGTGTGGCTCCCGAGCTCCAGCCCCCTGTGGAAGCACCTGCGCACCGTGGCGAGCACCCTGCTCTTCACGTCCCGGCGGCTCGGCGCCAGCCGGCCCATCCAGGAGCGCAAGGCCCGGGAGCTCGTGGCCCACTTCCGCGGCGCGAGCGGGCCCGTGCGCGTGGCGCTCCCCGTGTTCAGCGCCGTGCTCAACATGATGTCCAGCGTCCTCTTCTCGGAGGACCTCGTCGAGCTGgggtcttcgtcgtcgtcgtcgctcaAGGGGCAGGAGTTCAGGGAGCTCATCGCCGACTCCGTCGCGGAGACGGCCAAGCCGAACATCTCCgacctttttcctttcctcaGCGCGTTCGAcctcagccgccgccgcgccgcggtCACGGCGAATCTCACTAAATTCTACCAGTTCTTTGACGCTATCATAGACCGTCGGCTGAGCAGCGGCGCCGAGAAGCACGGCGACCTGCTGGACTCGCTGCTCGAGCTCCACGCCAAGTCACAGCTGGAGCGGCCGGTGATCAGAGCTCTCTTAACG GATCTGTTCATCGCCGGGAGCCACACGACGACGACCACGGTGGAGTGGGCTATGGCGGAGCTGCTGcgcaacccgaccaaaatggCCAAGGCGCGCGCCGAGCTCAGGGAAGCGTTCGGATCGGGCAGAGCGGAGGAAGGCGATCTCGCCAGCCTCCCGTACCTCCAGGCCGTGGTGAAGGAGACGCTGCGGCTGCACCCGGCGggcccgctgctgctgccgcacGAGGTGTCGGAACCCGGCGTGACGCTGGGGGGCTTCTCGGTGCCCAAGGGCGCCCGCGTCCTGATCAACGCGTGGGCGATCGGGAGGGACCCCGAGGCGTGGGGCGACGAGCCGGAGGCGTTCGCGCCGGAGAGATTCTTGGGGAGGGAGGTGGACTTCCGCGGGAGGGCGTTCGAGTTCATACCGTTCGGGTCGGGCCGGAGGGCGTGCCCCGGGATGCCGCTTGCCGTGGCGGTCGTGCCCATGGTGCTGGCGTCGCTGCTCCACGAGTTCGAGTGGAGGCTGCCGGACGGCATGGTGCCCGGCGATGTTGACCTCAGCGACCGGTTCGGCGCCGCGCTGGAGCTCGCCGCTCCTCTCTGGGCCGTGCCGATTCCGGTGGAACGCACGGAAGATTTGACTTCGTGA